In a single window of the Cytophagia bacterium CHB2 genome:
- a CDS encoding YjgP/YjgQ family permease produces the protein MPKFILARYILREHVGPFFFAFFIITLLFLLNLLFRELSRILSKGLPWPVVLEFFMLNLAWIVALAVPMAVLTATLMAFGRLGADNEITAMEASGVSIYRIIRPAIIAAAGLTVFMIWFNNNVLPDFNHRTRLLGSDIARKRPTISIEPGVWYDDIPNYGLLVQELEDSAGVAKARNLLINDYTSTELSRTISAKRGLIELSQASGALVLTLFDGEMQEIDLKKSEEFRRIAFPRHRISIPVDDMFLSRSESEYRGDREKSAAYMRDEVQKNRNEIAESHRQINAAVALSLPQPLRQWLDMPEDSTTAAASPEDMQPLPGSALAARERANLSVGQNHLQQNSGGQTPKARLVDLLNTQRHVQAQVNRQLASIQQDRRRIESLDVEIQKKYSIPVACIVFVLIGAPLGAMARRGGMATAGGFSLLFFLIYWTSLISGEDLAKRQIISPFMAMWSANIIVGIAGIFFLMRSATVRATADLSWLPQIFKRRTTSAASSNWRNGDSLPAESNTTAQ, from the coding sequence ATGCCCAAATTCATTTTAGCGCGCTACATTCTGCGCGAACATGTCGGCCCGTTTTTCTTCGCGTTTTTTATCATCACGCTGTTGTTCCTGCTCAATCTGCTGTTTCGTGAATTGAGCCGCATCTTGAGCAAGGGCCTGCCGTGGCCAGTGGTGCTTGAATTTTTCATGCTCAACCTGGCGTGGATCGTTGCGCTGGCTGTGCCCATGGCCGTGCTCACCGCCACACTCATGGCTTTTGGACGGCTGGGAGCGGACAACGAAATTACCGCAATGGAAGCCAGCGGCGTGAGCATTTATCGCATCATCCGTCCGGCAATCATCGCTGCCGCCGGCCTGACGGTTTTTATGATTTGGTTCAACAACAACGTGCTGCCGGATTTCAATCACCGTACGCGACTACTCGGCAGCGACATCGCGCGCAAGCGACCGACCATCAGCATCGAGCCCGGCGTGTGGTATGATGACATTCCCAATTACGGCTTGCTCGTGCAAGAGCTGGAAGACAGCGCGGGCGTGGCGAAAGCGCGCAACCTGCTCATCAATGACTATACCAGCACGGAGTTGAGCCGAACGATTTCGGCAAAGCGCGGCTTGATCGAGTTGAGCCAGGCGAGCGGGGCGCTGGTGTTGACGCTCTTTGACGGTGAAATGCAGGAAATCGACCTCAAGAAGTCCGAAGAATTTCGGCGCATTGCGTTTCCGCGGCATAGAATTTCTATTCCGGTCGATGACATGTTCCTGAGCCGCAGCGAGTCGGAATATCGCGGCGATCGCGAAAAAAGCGCGGCATACATGCGCGACGAAGTGCAAAAGAATCGCAATGAAATCGCCGAAAGCCACAGGCAAATCAACGCCGCTGTTGCACTCAGTTTGCCGCAGCCGCTGCGCCAATGGCTCGATATGCCGGAAGATTCCACGACCGCGGCCGCCTCGCCGGAAGATATGCAACCGTTGCCGGGCAGCGCCCTAGCCGCGCGCGAACGGGCCAACTTGTCCGTAGGCCAAAATCATTTGCAACAGAATTCCGGCGGACAAACGCCAAAGGCGCGCCTGGTCGATCTTTTGAATACGCAACGCCATGTGCAGGCGCAAGTCAATCGCCAATTGGCTTCGATTCAACAAGACCGGCGCCGGATTGAATCCCTGGACGTCGAGATTCAAAAAAAATACTCCATCCCGGTGGCCTGCATCGTGTTCGTGTTGATCGGCGCGCCGCTCGGCGCCATGGCGCGGCGCGGCGGCATGGCAACCGCCGGCGGTTTCAGTCTGCTCTTTTTTTTGATTTATTGGACCTCGCTCATCAGCGGTGAGGATTTGGCGAAACGCCAAATCATTTCTCCGTTCATGGCAATGTGGTCGGCCAATATCATCGTCGGTATCGCCGGGATTTTTTTTCTCATGCGTTCAGCAACGGTGCGCGCCACCGCGGATTTATCCTGGCTGCCGCAAATCTTCAAACGGCGCACAACTTCAGCAGCAAGTTCAAACTGGCGCAACGGCGACTCATTGCCGGCAGAATCGAATACAACTGCGCAATAA
- a CDS encoding TlpA family protein disulfide reductase produces MKAKNFRFAQILFAAILSLVCQQHTFPKTSFWWGTASLADDRQLPFHMFLDLTATPPSGYFLVGDERTPIPEITQRGDSLLLNFSEYGALMQARWQNGWLHGQYLRFREDTTSFTFVAGPATPEEAARAVKPSVPPVGAYRVYFEYDNGIDSASTATFWVKHDSIFGTILDPSGDYGLLAGVQDKNRVQLNRFTGWQALLVELEQTQGDWAGRLYVRSEKPSHFKLKPLRELPAPAHNPRQTRMKNPAAPFQFSGVTLAGDSLTSADPRLQGKVLLLDIMGSWCHNCMDAAPLLQQLYEEFHGDGLEVISLAFEIKGDFTAAQKNLGMFQQRYGLTFPIIFCGSTAKANVQVRLSNQLDDFFAYPTTIFVGRDGRVHAIHVGFHGPGTGERYQAQMRHYYETVKELLKDASRMQMHSSK; encoded by the coding sequence ATGAAAGCCAAAAACTTTCGCTTCGCCCAGATACTCTTTGCTGCTATCTTAAGCCTAGTCTGTCAACAACACACATTTCCTAAAACATCATTTTGGTGGGGAACTGCTTCACTCGCCGACGATCGCCAACTGCCGTTTCACATGTTTCTTGATCTCACCGCGACGCCTCCTTCCGGCTATTTTCTCGTGGGAGATGAGCGCACACCCATTCCCGAAATCACGCAGCGCGGCGACTCGCTGCTGCTCAATTTTTCGGAATACGGCGCGCTGATGCAGGCGCGATGGCAAAACGGCTGGCTTCACGGCCAGTATTTGCGCTTTCGCGAGGACACCACTTCGTTCACGTTTGTCGCCGGTCCGGCAACGCCGGAAGAAGCAGCGCGCGCAGTAAAACCCAGCGTGCCGCCGGTCGGCGCCTATCGCGTTTATTTTGAATATGACAACGGCATTGACAGCGCGAGCACGGCAACTTTCTGGGTGAAACATGATTCGATCTTCGGCACGATCCTCGATCCCAGCGGCGATTACGGTTTATTGGCAGGCGTGCAAGATAAAAATCGCGTGCAGCTCAATCGCTTCACGGGCTGGCAGGCATTGCTGGTCGAATTGGAACAAACACAGGGAGATTGGGCCGGCAGGCTTTATGTTCGCTCCGAAAAGCCCTCTCATTTCAAACTAAAACCGCTGCGCGAACTGCCGGCGCCGGCTCACAACCCGCGCCAGACGCGCATGAAAAATCCGGCAGCGCCGTTTCAATTCAGCGGCGTGACGCTAGCCGGAGATTCGCTCACCAGCGCCGATCCGCGCTTGCAGGGCAAGGTTTTGTTGCTCGACATCATGGGCAGTTGGTGCCACAATTGCATGGATGCCGCGCCGCTCTTGCAGCAGCTTTATGAAGAATTTCACGGCGACGGTTTGGAAGTGATTTCGCTGGCCTTTGAAATCAAAGGCGATTTCACTGCCGCGCAAAAGAATCTCGGCATGTTTCAGCAGCGTTACGGCCTCACCTTCCCCATCATTTTCTGCGGCAGCACCGCCAAAGCCAACGTGCAAGTCCGCCTCTCAAATCAGTTAGATGATTTCTTTGCATATCCCACCACGATTTTCGTTGGCCGCGACGGCCGGGTGCATGCGATTCACGTTGGTTTCCACGGCCCGGGAACCGGCGAGCGCTATCAGGCGCAGATGCGGCACTATTATGAAACGGTGAAAGAGTTGTTGAAAGACGCTTCACGAATGCAAATGCATTCGAGCAAGTGA